A genomic segment from Bacillus sp. B-jedd encodes:
- a CDS encoding sporulation YhaL family protein: MTIPFWIYTIILGIAFSAVMTVKTGKEERRIEMDLIEKEGEIYMRRLELEKEKRGLTG, translated from the coding sequence ATGACGATACCTTTTTGGATTTATACGATTATTCTAGGCATAGCGTTCAGTGCGGTGATGACTGTCAAAACAGGCAAAGAGGAACGGCGGATTGAAATGGATTTGATTGAAAAAGAAGGGGAAATTTATATGAGACGGCTCGAGCTCGAGAAAGAAAAGAGAGGCCTGACCGGCTGA
- the yhaM gene encoding 3'-5' exoribonuclease YhaM translates to MTKKILEHETGEQVEQFLLIKSSTKGIASNGKPFLTLILQDKSGDIEAKLWDAGEEEERNYSAQSIVRVLGEIQNYRGKNQLKIRQIRPAGPHDGVKLEDFLETAPISREEMGSKLTQYIFEMKNPNIQRITRHLIKKHQQAFMEYPAATKNHHEFVSGLAYHVVSMLDLAKAISSLYPSLDKDLLYAGIILHDMGKVLELSGPISTVYTVEGNLLGHITIMVNEIGKAADELGIIGEEVLILQHMVLSHHGKAEWGSPKPPLIKEAEILHYIDNLDAKMNMLDGALERVKPGEFSERVFALDNRSFYKPVFHK, encoded by the coding sequence ATGACAAAAAAAATACTAGAACACGAGACTGGCGAACAGGTAGAACAGTTTTTACTCATAAAAAGCTCAACTAAAGGGATTGCAAGCAATGGAAAGCCCTTCCTTACCCTGATTCTTCAGGATAAGAGCGGAGATATCGAGGCAAAGCTATGGGATGCGGGGGAAGAGGAAGAAAGAAATTATAGCGCGCAAAGCATTGTGAGGGTCTTGGGGGAAATTCAGAACTACAGGGGCAAAAATCAGCTGAAAATCCGCCAGATCCGGCCGGCTGGCCCTCATGATGGTGTGAAGCTTGAAGATTTCCTGGAGACGGCACCAATAAGCCGCGAGGAAATGGGCAGTAAACTGACGCAATATATTTTTGAAATGAAAAACCCTAACATCCAAAGAATTACCCGCCACTTGATTAAAAAGCATCAGCAAGCCTTCATGGAATATCCCGCTGCGACGAAAAATCACCATGAATTCGTTTCGGGGCTTGCCTATCATGTTGTCAGCATGCTTGATTTAGCAAAAGCGATCTCCAGCCTCTACCCAAGCCTTGACAAAGATTTGCTCTATGCGGGCATCATCCTGCATGATATGGGGAAGGTCCTCGAGCTATCCGGCCCGATTTCGACGGTTTATACTGTTGAAGGAAATTTGCTTGGCCATATAACGATCATGGTCAACGAAATCGGCAAAGCGGCGGATGAACTGGGGATCATTGGGGAAGAAGTGCTGATCCTCCAACATATGGTCCTTTCTCACCATGGCAAGGCGGAGTGGGGGAGCCCTAAGCCGCCATTAATTAAGGAAGCGGAAATTCTCCACTATATCGATAATCTGGATGCGAAAATGAACATGCTGGATGGCGCGCTTGAACGCGTTAAACCGGGCGAGTTTTCCGAAAGGGTTTTTGCTTTGGATAACCGTTCATTTTACAAGCCAGTTTTTCACAAATGA